GGTGTTGTACTGCACGGCAGTCCGGTAACCGCGGTGGCCTGGGGGCTCGGTGCGGTGGTGGCAGGACGCGCGCTGCTGGTGTGGGCGCAGGAGGTGGTCGCACAACGTGCGGCGGCCGCAGTGAAGTCCACGCTGCGCAAACAGGTCCTGCGGCACGCGCTGGAGCTCGGACCTGTCTGGCTGAGCGGTGAGCGCAGCAGCGCGCTGACAACGCTGCTGACAAAGGGCCTGGACGACCTGGACCCGTACTTCGCGCGCTACCTCCCGCAGCTGGTTCTGGCGGCTACTGTGCCGGCCGGTGTGATCGGATGGATGGCGACCGGCGATCTGATAGCTGCCGGTACGGTGCTGATCACCTTGCCGTTGATCCCGATCTTCATGGCGCTGATCGGCTGGGCCACCCAAGCCCGCAGCCGGCGCCGCCAGCACGCGCTGGCGGTGCTGGCACATCACTTCGCCGATGTGGTCGGTGGACTGACCACGCTGAAGTTGTTCGGCCGGGCGAAGGCGCAGGTGACCGCCGTACGCCGGGTGACCGACGAGCACCGGAAGGCGTCGATGGGGAGCCTGCGGCTCGCGTTCCTGTCGTCGTTCGCGCTGGAGCTGCTGGCCAGTATCTCGGTGGCGCTGGTCGCCGTGGGCGTCGGCCTGCGCCTGGTCGACGGGAAGCTGGGCCTGGAGACCGCGCTGATGGTGCTGATCCTGGCACCGGAGGCGTACCTGCCGCTGCGGCAGGTCGGTCTGCAGTTCCACGCCAGCGCCGACGGAGTCGCCGCGAGCGAAGAGGTCTTCCGGGTACTGGAGACCCCGCTGCCGCAGCGCGGCGACCGGACCGACGTACCTGACCTGCGGACCATCCCGCTGCAGCTGTACGACGTGACGGTGTCTTACCCGGGCCGTGAGGAACCGGCGCTGGACGGCTTCGACCTGGAGTTGCATCCGGGTGAGGTGGTCGCACTGACAGGTGCGAGCGGCGCCGGTAAGTCGACCGCACTGGCTGTGCTGCTTGGGTTCGTCGAGCCGACGCGCGGCCTGGTCGTGGCTGGAGGCAGTGCGGCCGACGAGTTCGACCCGGTCGTGTGGCGGCGGCAGTTCGCCTGGGTGCCGCAGCGGCCAGGGCTGCGGTTGGGGAGCGTGGCCGACAACGTACGGCTTGGTCAACCGGACGCGTTGGACGACGAGGTACGGATGGCGCTGCTCGCCGCCGGTGCCGGTGAGCTGGAGCTGGACAAGGCAGTGGGGGAGCAGGGGCAACTGCTGTCGGGTGGTCAGCAGCGCCGCGTCGCACTGGCCCGGGCGCTCATCACCGACGCGCCAGTGCTGCTCCTGGACGAACCGACCGCCGGCCTCGACGCCGATGCGGAGGCCGCCGTGGTCGCCGGACTGCGTGCCAGCGGCCGGACCGTCCTGATGGTCGCCCACCGACCGGCGCTGATCGCCGCCGCCGACCGGACAGTCACTGTCGGAGCCAGAGAGCTGGTGAAGGTATGAGCATGGACCCGGAGCACCCGAGAGCTGGTGAGGGTGTGAGCAGGCACCCGGAGCACCCGAGAGCTGGTGAGGGTGTGAGCAGGCACCCGGAGCACCCCAGAGCTGGTGGCAGTGTGAGCGGGCAGTTGGTTCGCCCGGACAGTGGCGTGCGGTGGCGACTGGTGCTGGCGTTGATGTTGGGCGTTGCCGCGGCTGGGTCCGCTGTCGCGCTACTCGCCACGTCCGCTTGGCTGATCACGGCCGCCGCCGCGCAGCCGCCCGTACTGCTCCTGATGGTCCCGATCGTGGCTGTACGTGCCTTCGGTGTCGGGCGAGGCGTCTTCCGGTACGTCGAGCGGCTGGTCGGCCACGACGCGGCGTACCGGGTGCTGGGAGAGTCGCGTGCCCGCGTGACCCGACGGCTGGAGCAGGTAGCACCCGGCGGACTGACTGGGCAGCGAAAGGGTGATCTGCTCGCCCGCCTGGTGTTGGACGTGGATGCCGTCCTGGACCTCTGGCTGCGCGTCCTGCTGCCTGTTGCCGTGGCAGCTGTCACCGCAACAGCCACTGTCGCCCTGCTGACCATCCTGCTACCTGTGGCCGGTGCGGCCGTGGCGCTGGCAGTTCTGGTCGCGTGCACCGTCGTCCCGTGGCTGACTGCCCGGACCGCCGAGCGGGCCGAGCGGAACATCGCCGGCGCCCGTGGTGAGGTCTCGGCGACCACCACGGAGACCCTGCTGACCGCAGCCGACATCGTGGCCTTCAACGCGGTTGACTCGGTGCTGAACGACTTCAGCCGCCGGGATGCCCGCCTCGCCGCTGCAGAGCGTCGCTCCGCGTGGAGCACAGGCCTCGGCGGCGGTCTGCTCACCCTGTGCGTCGGCGGTGCCAGTATCGCCGCGCTGATCCTCGGCAGTACGGCGAACATCACCGGTCCGGTCTTCGCCGTACTGGTCCTCACTCCGCTCGCCCTGGCCGACGTCCTTGGTGGCATCCCAGCCGCTGCCCAGCTGGCCATCCGCGTACGGGCATCCCTCGCCAGGGTCCAGGAGCTCCTGGACACCCCAGAGCCCGTCACTGAGCCGACCCATCCGCTGCCGCTGCCCACCGGCCGCGACCTCCAGGTCCGGCTCCTACGTGTCGGGTACGACGACACCGATGTGCTGACTGGCCTCAACCTGGACCTGACGGCGGGCAGCCGCGTAGTGGTCACCGGTCCGAGCGGTTCCGGCAAGAGCACGCTGGCTGCCGTACTGCTCCGCTTCCTCGCACCACGCGGGGGAGAGGTGCTGCTGGACGGAGTGGACCTGGCCCGGCTGGAAGGCGACCAGGTGCGGTCCGTGGTCGGGCTGTTGACCCAGGAGAGCCACGTCTTCGACACGAGCATCCGGGAGAACCTGCTGCTCGCACAGCCCGGCGCAAGCGACCTGCGGCTCTGGAAGGTGCTCTACCGGGCCCGGCTCGGGCAGTTCGTCGAGAACCTGCCGGAAGGCCTGGACACCATGGTCGGCGAGCACGGCGCGCGGTTGTCCGGTGGGGAGCGCCAGCGGCTCGCTTTCGCCCGGCTGTTGCTCGCGGAGCGGGACGTACTCGTGCTGGACGAGCCCACGGAGCACCTGGACGAGGAGACCGGCCGTGCGCTGCTCGCCGACCTGTTCGCGGCCGCCGGAGACCGGACCGTCGTTCTGCTCACCCACCGGCCCGAGCTGGTACCTCCTCACGTACCGCGACAAGAAGTGTGCCTGACGTGACGAATGCGGGCGGCGGGCCGGGTGTCTGTCAAGATTGGGAACCGTGTTGACCCCACAGCTCGTCTCGCTGCTCACCGACCAGGCACTGATCACGATCGTGGTCGCGATCGCGGTCGTTCTGGTCGTCGGTACCACCGGTCTCGTCGTCGCGCGGCGGCGGCGCGCGGAGCTGCCGTCGGCCACCAAGCCTTCCGTCGAGGCCGGATCCGACCAGGCCGGATCCGACCAGCCCGGCTCTGTCGAGGCGGCCGAGCCGGGGGTGGCGGAGCCGCAGGTGGGCGACGACGCCGGGGAACCCCGGGACACGCCGACCCGCACGCTGGAAGACGCCGAGCTGCCGGAGCCGGTCACCCCGACCATCGAGAAGCCCGAGTCGGCGCAGGGCCGCCTGGTCCGGCTCCGGGCCCGGCTGGCCCGCTCCCAGGGCTCCCTGGGCAAGGGGCTGCTCGCGCTGCTGTCCCGCGACAAGCTGGACGAGGAGGCGTGGGAGGACATCGAGACCACGCTGATCACCGCTGACGTCGGCGTGGCGCCCACCCAGGAGCTGGTGGAGAAGCTGCGGACCCGGATGCGGGTCGAGGGCGTCGGCGCCCAGCAGGCCCGCGAGATCCTCCGCGAGGAACTGATCGCGCTGGTCAACCCGTCCCTGGACCGCTCGCTGAAGGTGAGCCGCAAGGAGGCGCAGCCGGCCGTCGTACTCGTAGTCGGCGTGAACGGCACCGGCAAGACCACGACGGTCGGCAGGCTTGCCCGCGTGCTGGTCGCCGAGGACAAGCACGTCGTGCTCGGCGCCGCGGACACCTTCCGGGCCGCGGCGGCCGACCAGCTGCAGACCTGGGGCGAGCGGGTCGGCGCACGCACCGTGCGCGGCCCTGAGGGCGGCGACCCGGCCAGCATCGCGTTCGACTCGGTCAAGGAGGGCATCGCCGAGGAGGCGGATGTCGTGCTGGTCGACACGGCCGGCCGGCTGCACACCAAGACCGGCCTGATGGACGAGCTCGGCAAGGTCAAGCGGGTGATCGAGAAGTCCGCCGAGGTGGACGAGGTGCTGCTGGTCATCGACGCCACCACCGGGCAGAACGGCCTGACCCAGGCGCGGGTGTTCGCCGAGGTCATCGACGTCACCGGCCTGGTGCTGACCAAGCTGGACGGTACGGCCAAGGGCGGCATCGTGATCGCGGTGCAGCGCGAGCTGGGCGTGCCGGTCAAGCTGGTCGGTCTGGGTGAAGGAGCCGACGACCTGGCACCGTTCGACGCGGAACAGTTCGTCGACGCGCTGCTGGACTGATGTCGAGAACCCGGCATCCGCTCCGTCTCCCGGGTAAAGGCACCCAAGGAGGAACATCATGACCAAGTTCATGCTGCTGATGAACATGGACGGCGGGAACTGCCAGACGCCGATGCTGGACTGGGACCCGGCCGACATGCAGGCTCATATGACGTACCTGGGCGAGAATCTGGCCAAGCTGCGGCAGAGCGGCGAGCTGGTGGAGGTGAACGCCCTCACCTGGCCGAAGCACGGCAAGGTGGTGCGGGCGGCGAGCGTGAGCGCACCGGTGCTGACCGACGGGCCGTACGCCGAGTCCAAGGAGGTCCTGGCCGGGTACACGATCGTCGACGTCGCGTCGGAGGAGCGGGCGCTGGAGATCGCCGCGGAGCAGTCCAGCGCGCCGGGGCCGGGCGGCGTGCCGCTGGAGCAGCCGATCGAGGTCCGGCGGATCATGGAGACCGATGCCGATCTCCAGGACATCTGAACCAGACGACCTGGAGGACCTGCTGCGGGAGCTGACGCCGCAGGTCCTCGGTGCGGTGGTGCGCTGGTCCGGCGACTTCGCCGCGGCCGAGGACGCGGTCCAGGAGGCGCTGCTGGCCGCCGCGACCACCTGGCCGCGTGACGGCCGCCCGGACAAGCCGAAGGCGTGGCTGATCCAGACCGCTTCCCGGCGGCTGATCGACGAGGTACGGCAGCAGCAGGCCAGGCGCCGCCGCGAGGAGCGTGCCGCGCTGCGAGACGTGCCGTCCGGAGACGTCGAGGAGCACGACGACACGCTGCGACTGCTGTTCCTGTGCTGCCACCCGGCGCTGACCCCGGCGTCCGCGATCGCGCTGACCCTGCGCGCGGTCGGTGGACTGACGACAGCTGAGATCGCCACCGCGTACCTCGTACCGGAGGCGACGATGGCGCAGCGGATCAGCCGGGCGAAGCAGAAGCTGAAGGGCGCCAGCTTCGCCGTGGATGCTGATGACGCCCGGCTGCGGAACGTACTGCACGTCCTGTACCTGATGTTCAACGAGGGCTACACGAGTACGAGTGGTCCGGAGCTGCACCGCAGTGACTTGTCGACTGAGGCGATCCGGCTGGTGCGTGCCGTACGTACGCAGCTTCCGGCGGATGGTCAGGTGACCGGACTGCTCGCCCTGATGCTGCTGACCGATGCACGGCGAGCAGCACGGACCGGTGTGGACGGTGAGCTCATCCCACTGGCCGAACAGGACCGGACGCGGTGGAATGGCGAGTACATCACCGAAGGCGTGGCGCTGGCTGTCGAAGCGTTCGAAACGCCTCCGCTGGGGGAGTACCAGCTTCAAGCAGCGATCGCCGCGCTGCACGACGAGGTGGACAAGGCTGAGGACACCGACTGGCCACAGATCCTCGGGCTGTACGGACTGCTCGAAACCCTGTCCGGCAACCCGATGGTCAAGCTGAACCGAGCCATCGCCGCCGCCATGGTGGACGGCCCAGACGCCGGCCTGCAGCTGCTGGAGCCGCTTGACGAGGAGCTGGCCGACCACTACCGCCTTGCAGCCACCCGCGGCCATCTGTACGAGATGCGCGGCGACCACGAGACCGCCGCCGAACACTTCCGCACGGCGGCCCGTGGCACGACCAGCCTCCCTGAGCGGGACTACCTACTCAGCAAAGCAGCCCAGCTCAGTTAGGCCACCGGTTGCCAGCAGCAACCGAAGGAGGATGCGGGCCTTGTAGGGATCGAGGAATCCGGCATCGATCAGACCACGCCGCAACAGATCGGTTTCCGATCCGGGCGCGTGGTACGTACCGCGCAGCACCGATCCGCCGCCGGTCCGCGAGGTGAGCACGACCGGGATCCTGGCCGCCAGCTCGCCGAGCACCGGCGCGAGCTTGGCCGGTACGTGACCGGCGCCGAACCCGGCGACGACCAGGCCCTGATGCGTGTCGGCCAGGCCACGAAGCAGTACGCCGTCGTCGTCCATGGTGACCGTGTAGAGCGCGACGCGGATGTTCTCCAGCTCGGCCGGCTCGGCGCTGCCCTGGACGCCGTCCAGCCGCGGCGGCCGGGTCAGGACGCGGACCCGGTCCTCGACCACGTGGCCGATCGGGCCGGTGTTCGGGGAGATGAAGGTCGCGGTGCTCGTGCTGTGCGTCTTGCGTACCCAGCGGGCCGCGTGGATCTCCTCCTGGAAGACGACGAGTACGCCCAGGTCGCGGGCGGCGGGGGAGCAGGCGACCCGCAGCGCGGCCAGCAGGTTGGCCGGGCCGTCCGGACCGGCGAGGGTCGGGTTGCGCATCGCGCCGGTGAAGACCAGCGGCTGCGGGTGCGGCCAGACCAGATCGGCCAGGAACGCGCTCTCCTCGAGCGTGTCGGTGCCCTGGGTGACGACGACGCCCGCGGCGCCGGCGGTCACCGCCTTCGAGGCGGCGTCGACCACCTCCAGCAGGCGGCCGGCGGTCAGGTCGCCGCTCGGGATCTTCTCGACGTCCTGGATCTCCACCTGGTGGCCGAGCCGGTCCAGACCGGGCACGGCGGCGGTCAGGTCGTCGCCGGTGAGCCGGTGGCTGCCGGCCATCGAGATCGTGCCGCCCAGGGTGAACAACGCGACGCTCACGGGGGTGTCTCCTTCATCGAGTTCGGGCTCTGACGTGCATCCGCTCCCCCTGCGGGCCGTACAGACATAGCACCTCGGTCGGTCCAGGTCCCGGGTTGGAGAACCAGTGCGGCACGCGGCAGTCGAACTCCGCCACCTCGCCCTCCTTGACGATGAAGTCCTGGTCGCCGAGCCGCAGCCTGATCCGGCCCGAGAGCACATAGAACCAGTCGTAGCCCTCGTGCGTCTTCTGCTCGACGTCGTTGCCCGGGTAGCCCTCCGGCAGGATCTGCTTGAACGCCTGGAGCCCGCCCGGCCGGCGGCTGAGTGGGATGTGCACCGTGCCGTGGCGTTTGATCGGCTTGGCGTAGATCCGCGGGTCGCCGGTCGGTGGCGCGTCCACCAACTCGTCCAGCTGCACCTGGTGCGCCCGGGCGAGCGGCAGCAGCAGCTCCAGCGTGGGCCGCCGCCCGCCGGACTCCAGCCGGGACAGGGTGCTGACCGAGATCCCGGTCGCCTCGGACAGTTGCGCCAGCGTGGTGCCTCGTTCGACCCGCAGCGAGCGCAACCGGGCGCCGACCGACTCGAGTACGTCCTCGAAGGTGTTTGCCATAGCGGCAACATTACTTGTCGAAAATGAAAACCACGACGGATCGTGGGGACACACCTGAGCAGAGGAGTATCGGAGATGACGAAGTACGACGTGATCGTGATCGGTGGCGGCGCCGCCGGGCTGAGCGGTGCGCTGGCGCTGGGCCGGTTCCGCCGTTCGGTGCTGGTGATCGACGACGGGACGCCACGGAACGCGCCGGCCGACGGCGTCCACAACTTCCTGACCCGCGACGGCGTACCGCCCGGCGAGCTGTATGCGCTCGGCCGGCAAGAGGTCATCGGGTACGGCGGCGCGATCGCCGAAGGCACCGTGACCTCCGCCCGGCGGGACGGCGACGGCTTCACGGTCGAGCTGGCGGACGGTACGACCTACCGCGCCAGGCGGCTGCTGGTGACAACCGGGCTGACCGATGTACTGCCTGACGTACCCGGACTGGCTGAGCAGTGGGGCAAGGACGTGATCCACTGCCCGTACTGCCACGGCTGGGAGGTACGCGACCAGGCCATCGGCGTACTGGCGACCAGCTCGATGGCGATGCACCAAGTACAGCTGTTCCGGCAGCTGAGTGACGACGTGACGCTGTTCCTGCACACCGCACCTGAACCGACCGAAGAGCAGTGGGAGGAGCTGGCTGCCCGTGGTATCGCCGTTGTACAAGGCAAGGTCGAGCAGATCGAGCTGGCGAACGGCAAGCTCACTGGTGTCCGGCTGGAAGGCGGTGTGGTCGTGCCACGACAGGCACTGGCGATCCAGAGCACCGTACGCGCGCGGGCGGACTTCCTGGCCGATCTGGGCCTCGAAACGACGCTAGTGGAGTCGAACGGGGTGGAGATCGGTACGGCGGTGCAGGTCGACGCCATGGGCGCTACACAGGTCCCTGGGGTGTTCGCGGCCGGCAACGTGACCAACCCGATGGCTCAAGTCGTACCGTCCGCAGCAGCCGGTCTGACTGCGGCTGGTGGCATCAACTTCGATCTGATCAACGAAGAGACACGTCAGGCAGTAGCAGTGCGCGGTAGTTGAGGAGTTCAATAGGGGCCGGGAGGGTGGATGCGCGACACGATCGACCCCGACTTCGCCTCGTATGTGGATGCGCGGCAAGTCAGATGGCTTCGTACGACGTACCTCGTGTACGGCGATCTGGAACGAGCTCAGAAGGTACTACTGCACGCCTTCGCGCGGTTGTCGATGCGCTGGCCCCGAGTGGACGACCCGGACGAGTTCGTCCAGCGCCTGCTCTACCAGCCGGCGCTGAAGCCGTGGAACCGCGCCAAGGCGTTCCTGGACACGGAGAACCAGGTGCAGCGCGTACTGGGCGAGCTGACGCCCGTGCAGCGCACTGTGCTCGTGCTGCTGCACGTGGAGGAGCTCACCGAGTTCGAGGTGGCCGATCTGCTCGGGCTGTCGCAGCCGGCAGTACATGCACATGGCATGGCCGCGTTCGGCTTGTTCCGTACGGCACTGGGCGATGGTGATCGGCGGGATGCCCCATGAGGCGTGAGGACGTGCAGCCACTGCTCCTGGAGACAGTAGACCTGCTCCCGGACCCGAACCTGGCCGATGCGGCGTGGGCCGACGGTCTGGCGCTCCGTCGTACCCATCGCCGCATCGTCCTGATCTGCGTACTGACCGTGATCGCGCTGGCGATCCTGACGTCCGTCCTGATCGGGATCAGCTAGTCCATGATCGCCCGCAACGTGACTTCGGCCAGTCGCTCGGCTTCGTCCGGGGTGGGCATCGGCTGACCGGTCAGGGCCCGGACCACGAAGACACCGGCCAGCCACTCGACCATCAGTACCGGGTCGGCGGTGTCCTTGACCGGCTCTCCCCTTGCCCGGGCGCGCTCCAGCGTGTCCCGGGTCTGCGCGATGCGGTGTTCCAGCAACGTTCGGTAGATCCGCGCGGACCGCTCGTCGCGGTTCGCCTCCGAGACTGCGAGCCGGATCATCGCCCGGCCCTGATCGGTGTTCACGAAGGCCAGCGCGACCCGGTACACCTGGAGCAGGTCACCGGCGATCGAGCCGGTGTCCGGGTCCGGGATCTCCAGGTCGAACAGGTCGGCCAGCGCGTCGTTCGCGAGCAGCTCCTTGCTGGCCCAGCGGCGGTAGATCGTCGCTTTGCCGACACCGGCGGCCTCGGCGACGTCGTCGACCGTCATGCCGTCGAAGCCCCGCTCCAGCAGCAACTGCACGGCGTACCTGCGGATTCGCGGTTCCGCCTCCGGGTCGCGTGGCCGGCCGCGGCGCGGCCTCACCCCGTGGTTCGGCTCCATTCGTCGTCCCCAGCTCAGACGGGTGCGGTGGCGCGTCCGCGGCCCGTGTGGTCCAGGCCAGAGTGCCATATCTTTGCCCCGGGCGAGCAATGTCACCCCGATGTCACCGGAGAGCTTGCTTTGTCACATCCCTGAAACAAATCGACCGATCGGCTGAAACCACGCGCCGAGACGGTGTCGGTGTGGCCGCGCGGCGGGCTCCCCGGCGTTGTGGAGACCTCCCCGACTGAGGACGCCGGCCATCCCCGTTCGATGGAAGGGATGACGTTGATGGAGATCAACGCCGGCGATACCGCCTGGGTGCTGGTGAGTGCCGCCCTGGTGATGCTGATGACCCCGGGCCTGGCCTTTTTCTACGGCGGCATGGTGCGCGTGAAGAGCGTGCTGAACATGATGATGATGAGCTTCGTCACCATCGCCGTCGTCACCATCCTCTGGGTGGTGGTCGGTTACTCGCTGACGTTCGGTGGTGACAGCGGGCATGTGATCGGCAACCTCTCCGAGGTCGGCCTGAAGGGCCTGCTCGCGCCGGACGCGGTCAGCGGGACGACCCCCACGCTCGCCTTCGTCGCCTTCCAGATGATGTTCGCGATCATCACGCCGGCGCTGATCTCGGGCGCGATCGCCGACCGGGCAACGTTCCGCGGCTGGATCGTGTTCGTGGCCGGCTGGACCTGCCTGGTGTACTTCCCGGTCGCGCATTCGGTCTGGTTCCTGGACGACGGCAACGGCGGCTGGATCGGCGACAAGCTGAAGGCGATCGACTTCGCCGGTGGTACGGCGGTGCATGTGAACGCCGGGGCCGCCGCCCTGGCGCTGGCGATCGTGCTGGGCAAGCGGATCGGCTGGAAGAAAGACCCGATGCGGCCGCACAGCCTGCCGCTGGTGCTGCTCGGTGCCGCGCTGCTGTGGTTCGGCTGGTTCGGTTTCAACGCCGGCTCGGCGCTGAGCGCGGGTAGTACCGCCGCTATCACCTTCGTGAACACGCAGGTGGCCACGGCGGCCGCGGTGATCGGCTGGCTGATCATCGAGCGGCTCACCCACGGCAAGGCCACCACGCTGGGGATGGCGTCCGGTGCGGTTGCCGGTCTGGTCGCGATCACCCCGTCCTGTGGTGCGGTGACGCCGGTCGGCGCGATCATCCTCGGCCTGTTCGCCGGTGGGATCTGTGCGTTCGCCGTGTCACTGAAGTACAAGCTCGGCTTCGACGACTCGCTCGACGTGGTCGGCGTACACCTGGTCGGCGGACTGTTCGGTTCGCTGGCGATCGGGTTTCTCGGTTCGGCAGCGGCGCCGTCCGGCGTGAACGGACTGTTCTACGGCGGTGGCGTGTCCCAGCTCGGCCGGCAGGCGCTGGCCAACGTGGTGGTCGGGATCTACTCGTTCACGATCGCGTTCGTACTGGCCAAGGTGATCGACAAGACGATCGGCTTCCGGCTGACGGAGGACGACGAGGTCACCGGCGTCGACCAGGTCGAGCACGCGGAGACGGCGTACGACTACCTGAGCGCCGCCGGCCTGCGCGGTGTACTGTCCGCCCGTCCGGTTCCGGCACCTGCTCCGGCCGCGGCGGAACCAGCGCCGGCGACCGAGCCGGAGACTGAGTCGGAGACCGTGGACGAGTCCGGTGACGAGACCGAGGCGTCGGAGAAGGAAGGTGTCAAGGCATGAAGCTGATCACCGCTGTGGTCAAGCCGCACAAGCTGGAGGACGTCCGGGCCGCGCTGGAGACGTTCGGCGTCACCGGGATGACGGTGACCGAGGCGAGCGGCTACGGTCGGCAGAAGGGCCACACCGAGGTGTACCGCGGCGCCGAGTACGAGGTGGACCTGGTACCGAAGGTCCGGCTCGAGGTGGTCGTCGAGGACGGCGACAGCGCCGACGTGGTGGACGTGATCGTGAAGGCGGCACAGACCGGCAAGATCGGCGACGGCAAGGTCTGGGTGACCCCGGTCGAAACCATCGTCCGGGTCCGGACCGGTGAACTGGACGGAGACGCACTGTAGTGACTGATCGGGCAGAGCAGCGGCGCGCCCGGGCCGGTGAGGCCGACGCGCTGCTGCAACTGCTGCTCGCGAAGGCTTGCGACGCTCTCGGTGTACCTGCCGAGGGCGTCGCGCTGGTCGCGGTGGGCGGTTACGGG
The genomic region above belongs to Kribbella solani and contains:
- a CDS encoding ammonium transporter, translated to MTLMEINAGDTAWVLVSAALVMLMTPGLAFFYGGMVRVKSVLNMMMMSFVTIAVVTILWVVVGYSLTFGGDSGHVIGNLSEVGLKGLLAPDAVSGTTPTLAFVAFQMMFAIITPALISGAIADRATFRGWIVFVAGWTCLVYFPVAHSVWFLDDGNGGWIGDKLKAIDFAGGTAVHVNAGAAALALAIVLGKRIGWKKDPMRPHSLPLVLLGAALLWFGWFGFNAGSALSAGSTAAITFVNTQVATAAAVIGWLIIERLTHGKATTLGMASGAVAGLVAITPSCGAVTPVGAIILGLFAGGICAFAVSLKYKLGFDDSLDVVGVHLVGGLFGSLAIGFLGSAAAPSGVNGLFYGGGVSQLGRQALANVVVGIYSFTIAFVLAKVIDKTIGFRLTEDDEVTGVDQVEHAETAYDYLSAAGLRGVLSARPVPAPAPAAAEPAPATEPETESETVDESGDETEASEKEGVKA
- a CDS encoding P-II family nitrogen regulator, which translates into the protein MKLITAVVKPHKLEDVRAALETFGVTGMTVTEASGYGRQKGHTEVYRGAEYEVDLVPKVRLEVVVEDGDSADVVDVIVKAAQTGKIGDGKVWVTPVETIVRVRTGELDGDAL